The following coding sequences are from one Ursus arctos isolate Adak ecotype North America unplaced genomic scaffold, UrsArc2.0 scaffold_23, whole genome shotgun sequence window:
- the LOC113264920 gene encoding LOW QUALITY PROTEIN: putative heat shock protein HSP 90-beta-3 (The sequence of the model RefSeq protein was modified relative to this genomic sequence to represent the inferred CDS: inserted 1 base in 1 codon) produces the protein MLLESGQEGPSPPIHVTLKGPHELTECLQSSELKHSTKPPSLDKIHSQRSKKQVCWHLENDDCIVAFQRTFPLLAKKFEKVTTSHGLVSSPCCIATSTYGWMATMEQIMEGQALRDNSTVGYTMATKLLEVDPDHPVVERPRQKVEADGNDKAVKDLLVPRFERALLSSGFSPEDVQTHSNRICRLIKLGXGTDEDEVTAEEPGGANLTRPTPSRDCAEVDSAHGEEKVGFGNIQNKS, from the exons ATGCTGCTGGAAAGTGGTCAGGAGGGGCCTTCGCCCCCAATTCACGTGACTCTCAAGGGTCCCCATGAGCTCACTGAATGCTTACA AAGCTCCGAACTGAAACACTCAACAAAACCCCCATCTTTGGACAAAATTCATAGTCAGAGAAGTAAAAAACAAGTATGTTGGCATCTTGAAAATGACGATTGCATAGTTGCATTTCAAAGAACATTTCCCCTCTTGGCTAAGAAGTTTGAAAAGGTGACAACGTCCCATGGGCTAGTGTCTTCACCCTGCTGCATTGCGACGAGCACCTATGGCTGGATGGCCACCATGGAGCAGATCATGGAAGGCCAGGCACTTCGGGACAACTCGACAGTGGGCTATACGATGGCCACAAAGCTCCTGGAGGTCGATCCTGACCACCCCGTGGTGGAGAGGCCACGGCAGAAGGTGGAGGCAGACGGGAACGACAAGGCTGTCAAGGACCTGTTGGTGCCACGGTTTGAAAGGGCGCTGCTCTCCTCTGGCTTCTCACCCGAGGATGTCCAGACTCACTCCAACCGCATTTGCCGCCTGATCAAGCTAG TGGGCACAGACGAAGATGAAGTGACAGCAGAGGAACCCGGCGGTGCTAATCTGACGAGACCCACCCCCTCGAGG GACTGTGCTGAAGTGGACAGCGCACATGGCGAGGAGAAGGTGGGCTTTGGAAACATTCAGAACAAG AGTTAG